CATGAACGTCCGCCCCGGCCAGGGCGTGGACTTCGAGGCCGTCGCCCAGGTGCTGATGCTGGCGCTCGCGGTGTACGTCGGCGCCGCGGTGCTGATGTGGCTGCAGGGCTACATCCTCAATGACGTCGTGCAGTCCGCGGTCCGGCGGATGCGCCGCGACGTCGAGGAGAAGATCAACCGGCTGCCGCTGAGCTACTTCGACCGGCAGCCCCGCGGGGAGCTGCTGTCGCGCGTCACCAACGACATCGACAACGTCAGCCAGACCCTGCAGCAGACCATGAGCCAGCTGCTGGTCTCGCTGCTCACGGTGGTCGGCGTGCTGGCGATGATGTTCTCGATCTCCCCGACGCTGGCGCTGATCGCGTTGGTCACCGTCCCGGTCGGCATGTTGCTCACCGGGCAGATCATGAAGCGCTCGCAGGGGATGTTCATCGACCAGTGGCGGCGTACCGGCACCCTCAACGCCCACATCGAGGAGACGTTCACCGGGCACGCGCTGGTGAAGGTGTTCGGCCGTCAGCACGAGGTCGAGGAGGTGTTCGCCCGGGAGAACGACGAGCTGTTCCGGGCCGGCTTCGGGGCGCAGTTCGTCTCCGGGCTGATCATGCCGATCATGATGTTCCTGGGGAACCTCAACTACGTCGTGATCGCGGTGCTCGGCGGGCTCCGGGTCGCCAACGGGTCGATGAGCCTCGGCGACGTGCAGGCGTTCATCCAGTACTCCCGGCAGTTCACCCAGCCGCTCACCCAGCTCGCCTCGATGGTGAACCTGCTGCAGTCCGGGGTGGCCTCGGCCGAGCGCGTCTTCGAGCTGCTCGACGCCGAGGAGGAGCCGGTCGAGCAGGCCGAGCCGCTGGCCGTCGGCGGCCGCGGCGAGGTCGTCTTCGACCACGTCTCGTTCCGCTACGAGGCGGACCGGCCGTTGATCGAGGACCTCTCGCTGGTGGCCCGCCCCGGCCGCACCGTCGCGATCGTCGGGCCCACCGGCGCCGGCAAGACCACGCTGGTCAACCTGGTGATGCGGTTCTACGACGTGGACGCCGGCCGGATCACCCTGGACGGCGTGGACGTCGCCACCATGCGCCGCTCGGACCTGCGCGGCCGCACCGGGATGGTGCTCCAGGACACCTGGCTGTTCGAGGGCACGATCCGCGACAACATCGCCTACGGCCGGCCGACGGCGACCGAGGAGGAGATCCACCAGGCCGCCCGGGCCACCTTCGTGGACCGCTTCGTGCACAACCTGCCCGACGGCTACGACACCGTGCTGGACGAGGAGGGCGGCTCGCTGAGCGCCGGCGAGCGGCAGCTGGTCACGATCGCGCGGGCCTTCCTGGCCGACCCGGCGCTGCTGATCCTCGACGAGGCGACCAGCTCGGTGGACACCCGCACCGAGCTGCTGGTGCAGAAGGCGATGGCCGCGCTGCGCAGCGACCGGACCAGCTTCGTGATCGCCCACCGGCTCTCGACGGTCCGCGACGCCGACCTGATCCTGATGATGGAGGACGGCCGGATCGTGGAGCAGGGCAGCCACGACGAGCTGCTCGCCGCGCACGGCGCGTACGCCGCGCTCTACCAGGCGCAGTTCGCGGCGCCGGCCGCCGAGGAGCCGGCCGAGGCCGCGGCGGCGCCGGCGGGCCAGCCGGTCGGCTGAGCGGCCGGGAGGGTTCGAGCAGCGGCCGGCAGGGGGCCGGGAGAC
The DNA window shown above is from Nocardioides mesophilus and carries:
- a CDS encoding ABC transporter ATP-binding protein, translating into MNEKKPPARLKETERVQLGHGPGRGPMGGGMVGQKSMDFGPSARRLVARLRPERLKVAAVLLLAVGGVALSVVGPKILGRATDLIFSGVFGRRLEGTTQADAVAGLRARGEDGLADMLAGMNVRPGQGVDFEAVAQVLMLALAVYVGAAVLMWLQGYILNDVVQSAVRRMRRDVEEKINRLPLSYFDRQPRGELLSRVTNDIDNVSQTLQQTMSQLLVSLLTVVGVLAMMFSISPTLALIALVTVPVGMLLTGQIMKRSQGMFIDQWRRTGTLNAHIEETFTGHALVKVFGRQHEVEEVFARENDELFRAGFGAQFVSGLIMPIMMFLGNLNYVVIAVLGGLRVANGSMSLGDVQAFIQYSRQFTQPLTQLASMVNLLQSGVASAERVFELLDAEEEPVEQAEPLAVGGRGEVVFDHVSFRYEADRPLIEDLSLVARPGRTVAIVGPTGAGKTTLVNLVMRFYDVDAGRITLDGVDVATMRRSDLRGRTGMVLQDTWLFEGTIRDNIAYGRPTATEEEIHQAARATFVDRFVHNLPDGYDTVLDEEGGSLSAGERQLVTIARAFLADPALLILDEATSSVDTRTELLVQKAMAALRSDRTSFVIAHRLSTVRDADLILMMEDGRIVEQGSHDELLAAHGAYAALYQAQFAAPAAEEPAEAAAAPAGQPVG